A single genomic interval of Stieleria maiorica harbors:
- the lepA gene encoding translation elongation factor 4, with amino-acid sequence MKQIRNFCIIAHIDHGKSTLADRLIQACGGVTQREFHDQMLDSMDIERERGITIKSNTITLAYTARDGQEYQLNLIDTPGHVDFSHEVRRSLMACEGALMVVDASQGVEAQTVANLYLAMEYDLEMLPVINKIDLPAADVDRVREEIDADLGLDPFAAIPVSAKTGQGIEDVLEGIVEHLPPPKGDPDAPLKALVFDAHFDKYRGVILQCRVMEGTLKTGQAIHFMHGGHDYKVDELGYNQFKLNPRKQLAAGEVGYIVAGVKSVQDIEIGDTITLQDRPADAPIPGYQKAKQVVFSSVYPMSTDEYQDLTKALEKLSINDAALTYEKDSSAALGFGFRCGFLGLLHLDVIQERLQREFDIGLVISAPSVKYILALKDGTTVEVDNPSYWPDPSNIDSATEPYIKASILTPEEFVGSVMELCREHRSESQSMNYLSAGRVEVTSEMPLGEVLFDFYGKLKMITRGYGSFDYEPIEYRKTDVVKVDILVNKEPVDALAYLVHRDKARARALHYCEQLAEAIPRHQFKIPIQGAIGGTIIARATIQPYRKDVTAKLYGGDVTRKKKLLEKQKKGKAKMKQFGSVNIPQKAFVSVLRADKD; translated from the coding sequence ATGAAACAGATTCGGAACTTTTGCATCATTGCCCATATCGATCATGGAAAATCGACCCTGGCCGACCGACTGATTCAGGCCTGTGGCGGGGTCACGCAACGTGAATTCCATGACCAGATGCTCGACTCGATGGACATCGAACGTGAACGAGGGATCACGATCAAGAGCAACACGATCACGCTGGCCTACACCGCCAGGGACGGCCAAGAGTATCAACTGAATTTGATCGATACGCCCGGGCACGTGGATTTCTCGCACGAAGTTCGACGGTCGTTGATGGCCTGTGAAGGTGCCTTGATGGTCGTCGATGCGTCCCAGGGCGTCGAGGCTCAAACGGTCGCGAACCTGTACCTGGCAATGGAGTACGACCTGGAGATGTTGCCGGTGATCAACAAGATCGATCTGCCGGCGGCGGACGTCGATCGGGTCCGCGAAGAAATCGACGCGGACCTGGGCCTGGACCCGTTCGCGGCCATTCCGGTTTCGGCGAAAACCGGCCAGGGCATCGAAGACGTGTTGGAAGGGATCGTCGAGCATCTGCCGCCACCGAAAGGCGACCCGGATGCACCGCTGAAGGCACTGGTCTTCGACGCCCACTTCGACAAGTACCGCGGAGTCATTTTGCAATGTCGCGTCATGGAGGGCACGCTCAAAACCGGCCAGGCGATCCATTTCATGCACGGCGGCCACGACTACAAGGTCGATGAACTCGGTTACAACCAATTCAAGCTGAACCCGCGAAAACAACTCGCCGCCGGCGAGGTCGGCTACATCGTCGCCGGCGTCAAAAGCGTTCAAGACATCGAGATCGGCGACACCATCACGCTCCAAGATCGACCGGCAGACGCTCCCATCCCGGGATACCAGAAAGCCAAACAGGTTGTGTTTTCATCGGTCTATCCGATGAGCACCGATGAGTATCAAGACCTGACCAAGGCACTGGAAAAACTGTCGATCAACGACGCCGCGTTGACCTACGAAAAAGACTCCTCGGCCGCCCTGGGGTTCGGGTTCCGCTGTGGATTCCTGGGGCTGCTGCACTTGGACGTGATTCAGGAACGTTTGCAGCGCGAATTCGACATCGGCTTGGTCATCTCGGCACCCTCGGTCAAGTACATTCTGGCGCTGAAGGACGGCACCACCGTCGAGGTCGACAATCCGTCGTATTGGCCCGACCCGTCGAACATCGATTCGGCGACCGAACCGTACATCAAGGCGTCGATCCTGACGCCGGAGGAATTCGTCGGCTCGGTGATGGAATTGTGCCGCGAACATCGCTCGGAAAGCCAATCGATGAACTACCTTTCCGCCGGGCGGGTCGAAGTGACCAGCGAAATGCCGCTGGGCGAAGTGCTGTTCGATTTCTACGGCAAACTAAAAATGATCACCCGCGGTTATGGATCGTTCGATTATGAACCGATCGAATACCGCAAAACCGACGTCGTCAAAGTTGACATCCTGGTCAACAAAGAACCGGTCGATGCGCTGGCCTATCTGGTGCACCGCGACAAAGCGCGGGCGCGTGCGCTGCACTACTGTGAACAGCTCGCCGAAGCGATTCCCAGGCACCAGTTCAAGATCCCCATCCAGGGCGCGATCGGAGGCACCATCATCGCCCGCGCGACGATCCAGCCCTATCGTAAAGACGTGACCGCAAAACTGTACGGCGGTGACGTGACGCGGAAGAAAAAGCTGTTGGAGAAACAGAAGAAAGGCAAGGCCAAGATGAAGCAGTTCGGCAGCGTCAACATCCCCCAAAAAGCCTTCGTCTCGGTGTTGCGCGCCGACAAGGATTAA
- a CDS encoding DUF6851 domain-containing protein: MTGDHTQRRRRNRRRGQFERLAERMLLAGDLQSPYQPRDVNLDLQVSQLDALAVIDLLRDQPTPQLGAGFFPDVTGNGEVTPHDVLLVINELIDDDPAIASRLIHDSGFAGQANYDLLTNAPGIEIWASEFLDEIELSIDGTPFDNLSGFEVDGRLVLSDNDIDGLVSGRLEDGDHEIAISIPGRNASIEFILSIDRTVPTPVLDADEGRLRLRQRSVEFLFDEPLAPEAIGESNYAVEVTAAGNVIDSVPIETVTQNAAHRLTLGFADKLNDGEYRITLSPRLCDLAGNEISAGQFPLLVHQTADLVMDPHSQFVTVSTADPTISVRWDVAAQKGVVATSPGPTVASRAYAMVHTAMFDAWSAYDADAVSTVNQDVLQRPASENTDANKAEAMSHAAYRVLLDLFPEARHVFDDLMIALGYDRDNQSTDVTTPAGIGNVMAAELLKVRHADGSNQLGDSPDGVSGVRYSNVSAYAPVNAVGQTLVIGAWTPEYVPIDATATTAIREQRFLTPHWSDVTPFSLTTASQFRPEPPEPFLLVDGTVDLVSKTITLADQSVVNLDRSLIGTLINPDFIAQAQRVIDASADLTDRQKLIAEFWEDGGSTSFPPGTWMSFGQFLSGRDEHSLDQDAGLFFALSNAVFDAGIATWEAKAFYDYARPVRVIRELGELGLIGELDQASGSYLIDVWSPLTGTTESIAATEFLTYQTPGSDPSPPFAEYTSGHSSFSAAGATILELFAGSPEFGGEVSFDVGESRFEPGDVPAAAVTLQWPTFRDAADEAGLSRIYGGIHFDDGDLRGRKLGNDIGMAVWQRAQQYIDGTIGSS, from the coding sequence GTGACGGGCGATCACACACAACGACGACGACGCAACCGACGGCGGGGACAATTCGAACGATTGGCCGAGCGGATGCTGCTTGCCGGAGATCTGCAAAGTCCCTATCAGCCGCGCGATGTCAATTTGGACTTGCAGGTTTCGCAACTCGATGCGCTGGCGGTCATCGACTTGCTCCGCGACCAGCCGACGCCCCAACTCGGTGCCGGCTTTTTCCCCGATGTGACCGGCAACGGTGAAGTCACCCCCCATGACGTGCTGTTGGTCATCAATGAATTGATCGACGATGATCCGGCAATCGCGTCGCGGCTGATTCATGACTCGGGATTCGCCGGACAGGCAAACTACGATCTGTTGACCAACGCGCCGGGAATCGAAATCTGGGCCTCGGAGTTTCTCGACGAAATCGAGTTGTCGATCGACGGAACACCGTTCGACAATCTATCTGGGTTTGAAGTCGACGGCCGCCTGGTGCTCTCCGACAACGACATCGACGGTCTGGTCTCCGGTCGCCTGGAAGACGGCGACCACGAGATCGCGATTTCGATTCCGGGTAGAAATGCATCGATCGAATTCATCCTGTCGATCGATCGCACCGTCCCCACACCGGTGCTGGACGCCGACGAGGGTCGATTGCGACTGCGTCAGCGAAGCGTTGAGTTTCTGTTTGACGAACCGTTGGCCCCCGAAGCGATCGGCGAAAGCAACTATGCGGTCGAAGTGACTGCCGCGGGCAATGTGATCGATTCGGTTCCGATCGAAACGGTCACGCAGAACGCGGCACATCGGTTGACGCTCGGTTTTGCCGACAAGCTCAACGATGGCGAATATCGCATCACCTTGTCACCGCGGCTTTGCGATTTGGCTGGCAATGAAATCTCCGCGGGGCAATTCCCACTGCTGGTCCATCAAACCGCTGATTTGGTCATGGATCCGCATTCTCAATTTGTGACGGTGTCGACGGCGGACCCAACCATCTCGGTGCGTTGGGATGTTGCGGCGCAAAAAGGTGTTGTGGCAACCTCTCCCGGCCCGACCGTCGCCTCACGCGCCTACGCCATGGTCCACACCGCGATGTTCGACGCTTGGTCGGCCTACGATGCCGACGCGGTCTCGACGGTCAACCAGGACGTGTTGCAGCGTCCTGCGAGCGAAAATACAGATGCCAACAAGGCCGAAGCGATGAGCCATGCCGCCTACCGGGTTTTGCTGGACCTGTTCCCCGAAGCCCGGCACGTTTTTGACGACTTGATGATCGCATTAGGATACGATCGCGACAACCAGTCCACGGACGTGACCACGCCCGCGGGCATCGGCAATGTGATGGCCGCGGAACTTTTGAAAGTGCGGCACGCCGATGGGTCAAACCAGCTCGGCGACAGCCCAGACGGGGTTTCCGGCGTCAGATACTCCAACGTGTCCGCCTACGCTCCGGTCAACGCCGTCGGGCAAACCCTCGTCATCGGTGCATGGACGCCGGAGTACGTGCCGATCGATGCCACCGCCACGACCGCCATCCGCGAACAACGCTTCTTGACACCCCATTGGTCCGATGTCACTCCGTTTAGTTTGACCACGGCGTCTCAGTTTCGCCCCGAACCTCCGGAACCGTTCTTGTTGGTTGACGGCACCGTGGATCTGGTCAGCAAAACCATCACCCTGGCCGATCAATCCGTGGTGAATCTTGACCGTTCGTTGATCGGAACGCTCATCAATCCCGACTTCATCGCTCAAGCCCAGCGTGTCATCGATGCCAGTGCCGATTTGACCGATCGGCAAAAGTTGATCGCCGAATTTTGGGAAGACGGGGGAAGCACGTCATTTCCGCCAGGCACTTGGATGAGCTTTGGGCAATTCCTTTCCGGGCGAGACGAACACTCGTTGGACCAAGACGCCGGGCTGTTCTTCGCCCTGTCCAACGCGGTCTTTGATGCCGGCATCGCCACCTGGGAAGCCAAGGCGTTTTACGATTACGCCCGTCCGGTCCGCGTCATCCGTGAACTCGGTGAACTGGGGTTGATCGGCGAACTCGATCAGGCCTCGGGAAGCTACTTGATCGACGTTTGGTCGCCCCTGACCGGTACGACCGAGTCCATTGCGGCGACGGAGTTTCTGACCTACCAAACACCCGGCAGCGACCCCTCCCCCCCGTTTGCAGAATACACGTCGGGCCACAGCAGTTTTAGTGCCGCCGGTGCGACGATTCTGGAACTGTTTGCCGGTTCACCAGAATTCGGCGGAGAAGTCAGCTTTGACGTCGGAGAATCGCGGTTTGAACCCGGTGACGTCCCGGCGGCGGCGGTGACGCTGCAGTGGCCGACGTTCCGCGATGCAGCCGATGAAGCGGGCCTGTCTCGCATCTACGGAGGGATTCACTTTGACGACGGAGATCTCCGCGGCCGGAAACTTGGCAATGACATCGGCATGGCCGTCTGGCAGCGGGCTCAGCAATACATCGACGGCACGATCGGTTCGTCGTAG